A genomic segment from Drosophila miranda strain MSH22 chromosome 3, D.miranda_PacBio2.1, whole genome shotgun sequence encodes:
- the LOC108159418 gene encoding putative deoxyribonuclease TATDN1, with amino-acid sequence MLRMTLKFIDIGANLTDPMFQGCYGGSQKHVADLDIVLKRAWQQGLQKIIITAGCLKDVDEALELTAKDERLYTTVGTHPTRCDEFLPDPEGYYDQLRSKIESNPSKVLAIGECGLDYDRLKFCGQETQRLYFEKQLSLAAEFRLPLFLHMRNAHSDFMAILGRNRDKLKECGGGVVHSFTGTLEEAQSILAFGGLYIGVNGCSLKTEENAEVVRQLPNDRIMLETDCPWCGIRSSHAGHKHVSTKFPTVKKKEKWTAESLIDGRCEPCQISQVLEAIAGIKQEPKEKLAEIYYQNTLDVFFSRTGKTRTE; translated from the exons ATGCTTCGAATGACTTTGAAATTTATTG ATATTGGGGCAAATCTAACGGATCCCATGTTTCAGGGCTGCTACGGTGGCTCCCAAAAGCATGTGGCCGACTTGGACATTGTTTTGAAACGTGCGTGGCAGCAGGGTCTGCAAAAGATCATCATTACTGCCGGCTGCCTGAAAGATGTGGACGAGGCTCTGGAACTGACCGCAAAAGATG AGCGCCTCTACACCACAGTTGGTACGCATCCGACGCGCTGTGATGAATTCCTGCCGGACCCGGAGGGCTACTACGACCAGCTCCGCTCAAAGATTGAGTCAAATCCGAGTAAGGTGCTTGCCATTGGGGAATGCGGCCTGGACTACGATCGCCTGAAATTCTGTGGCCAGGAGACGCAGCGGTTGTACTTTGAGAAACAGCTGAGCTTGGCGGCCGAGTTCAGGCTGCCGCTCTTCCTGCACATGCGAAATGCTCACTCGGACTTCATGGCAATCTTGGGACGGAATCGAGACAAACTCAAGGAGTGTGGAGGCGGAGTCGTTCATAGCTTTACAGGCACTCTGGAGGAGGCACAAAGCATTCTGGCATTCGGTGGCCTCTACATTGGGGTCAATGGCTGCTCCCTGAAGACTGAGGAAAACGCCGAAGTGGTTCGGCAGCTGCCAAATGATCGCATAATGCTGGAAACAGACTGTCCCTGGTGTGGAATACGGTCATCGCATGCGGGCCATAAGCACGTGAGCACAAAGTTTCCCACCGTCAAGAAGAAGGAGAAATGGACAGCCGAATCTCTGATAGACGGACGCTGTGAGCCCTGCCAGATCAG CCAAGTTCTCGAGGCCATTGCGGGCATTAAGCAGGAGCCCAAGGAGAAGCTGGCCGAGATCTACTATCAAAACACTTTGGATGTGTTCTTCAGCAGAACAGGGAAAACCAGAACCGAATAA